The following proteins are co-located in the Fusarium verticillioides 7600 chromosome 7, whole genome shotgun sequence genome:
- a CDS encoding acyl-CoA dehydrogenase, with protein sequence MSKVFTTSDVASHKKPDDLYIIVDGDVYDVTKFQDDHPGGKKILQRVGGKDASKQFWKYHNEGILKKYKKQLQVGSLDSKPAAPEPKPEANAAPVPAVPTPKAVKTTQKEVSAKEEDAEALEPFGDQIPFADPAWYQSYHSPYFNESHAALRAEIREWVEKDIEPYVTDWDEAKEVPEEIYKEMGRRGYLAGLLGVKYPTQYVPQGIKSVPPEQWDLFHEMIITDELSRTGSGGFVWNIIGGFGIGCPPLMKFGKKELKDRIMPGILSGEKRICLAITEPDAGSDVANLTCEAKLSEDGKHYIVNGEKKWITNGIWADYFTVAVRTGEAGMNGVSLLLIERGEGVSTRRMPCQGVLSSGTTYITFEDVKVPVENLLGKQNQGFKVIMTNFNHERMGIIIQSLRFSRVCYEESVKYGSKRRTFGKKLIDHPVIRMKLAHMARQIEASYNWLENLIYQCERMGETEAMLRLGGPIAGLKAQSTLTFEFCAREASQIFGGLSYSRGGQGAKVERLYRDVRAYAIPGGSEEIMLDLSMRQSLRVAKAVGMKL encoded by the exons atgTCCAAAGTCTTTACCACAAGCGACGTTGCGTCGCATAAGAAGCCCGACGACCTGTACATCATcgtcgatggcgatgtttACGATGTGACAAAATTCCAAGACGACCACCCAG GTGGTAAGAAGATTCTCCAGCGCGTCGGCGGCAAGGACGCTTCCAAGCAATTCTGGAAGTACCACAACGAGGGCATCCTCAAGAAGTACAAAAAGCAACTTCAGGTCGGATCCCTTGACTCCAAGCCCGCGGCCCCCGAGCCTAAGCCTGAGGCCAATGCTGCTCCGGTGCCCGCGGTCCCTACACCCAAGGCCGTCAAGACCACACAGAAGGAGGTTTCTgccaaggaggaagacgccGAGGCTCTTGAGCCCTTCGGTGACCAGATCCCCTTTGCTGACCCTGCCTGGTACCAAAGC TACCATTCACCATACTTCAACGAATCTCATGCTGCTCTCCGCGCCGAGATCCGCGAATGGGTGGAGAAGGACATCGAGCCTTATGTCACCGACTGGGACGAGGCCAAGGAAGTCCCCGAGGAGATCTATAAGGAGATGGGTCGCCGCGGTTATCTCGCTGGTCTGCTCGGTGTCAAGTACCCAACACAATATGTTCCTCAAGGTATCAAGTCTGTCCCTCCTGAGCAGTGGGATCTCTTCCACGAGATGATCATCACCGATGAGCTGTCCCGCACTGGCTCTGGTGGTTTCGTCTGGAACATCATTGGTGGTTTCGGTATTGGCTGCCCTCCTCTTATGAAATTCGGTaagaaggagctcaaggaccGTATCATGCCTGGTATTCTCAGTGGTGAGAAGCGTATCTGCTTGGCCATCACCGAGCCTGATGCTGGTAGTGATGTCGCCAACCTGACCTGCGAGGCTAAGCTGAGCGAGGATGGCAAGCACTACATCGTCAACggtgagaagaagtggattACCAACGGTATCTGGGCCGACTACTTCACCGTCGCTGTGCGAACTGGAGAGGCTGGTATGAACGGTGTCTCTCTGCTACTCATTGAGCGTGGCGAGGGTGTTTCCACTCGACGCATGCCTTGCCAAGGTGTTCTGTCTTCAGGAACAACATACATCACCTTCGAAGATGTCAAGGTTCCCGTTGAGAACTTGCTCGGCAAGCAGAACCAGGgtttcaaggtcatcatgACCAACTTCAATCACGAGCGTATGGGTATTATCATCCAGTCCCTCAGATTCTCTCGTGTCTGTTACGAGGAGTCCGTCAAGTACGGTAGCAAGCGACGCACATtcggcaagaagctcattgaCCACCCTGTTATCCGCATGAAGCTCGCTCACATGGCTCGTCAAATCGAAGCCTCATACAACTGGCTCGAGAATCTCATCTACCAGTGCGAGCGCATGGGTGAGACAGAGGCTATGCTTCGACTCGGCGGTCCTATTGCTGGTCTCAAGGCACAGTCTACCCTCACATTTGAGTTCTGTGCCCGAGAAGCTAGTCAGATTTTTGGTGGTCTGAGTTACTCTCGAGGAGGCCAGGGTGCCAAGGTCGAGCGACTGTACCGTGATGTGCGAGCATATGCCATCCCCGGTGGCAGTGAAGAGATTATGCTTGATCTTAGCATGAGGCAGAGTCTGAGAGTTGCAAAGGCCGTGGGTATGAAGCTGTAA
- a CDS encoding 1-phosphatidylinositol-4-phosphate 5-kinase, with amino-acid sequence MPSFLSDQDNSTIFSNNPDILNLDPTNQFGFVNKERVNGGSIRHARSDMINESFDESSISSTHASDVSDSTPAPMNGNSNSTRPTSMSSNSNGMSATATHTQQDDVNGVGKFGQQPMPNGTANLVDRTRQHSSDTNGINSNTASTNNHQQNNILSKPLPSEPQTTEGTSEKPPSRSFDGNHTLSLSPFPVEPRGSQSQTALSANNNTNTDAAQALHPRTNGAHRLSSPPIYNPSSAAASSTGHLQAPPGLKQRHTLDVPKYVPGRGSKDGMDTAQASGRFSPTNAGSSSGRRPSLSMGRRPTRSMQSDGPRDEIVPDEDALRWAEALRQKRASKRRRKEEEDDDRVLVGTKVDENHANWETAYNMLTGIRVSVSRTNAKLDRELTDADFETKQKSTFDIAGNELVPSAKYDFKFKDYAPWVFRRLRALFRLDPADYLMSLTGKYILSELGSPGKSGSFFYFSRDYKYIIKTIHHAEHKFLRKILKEYYQHVKDNPNMLLSQFYGLHRVKMPYGKKIHFVVMNNLFPPHRDIHTTFDLKGSTIGRDYREEDLEKNPRATLKDLNWLRRQRSLELGIQKKRMFLEQLQRDVALLKRLKIMDYSLLVGIHDVSRGNEENLRDKTLQVFNPGGEKSPDDEPNSVLLRTPSKLENQRKARELRQMIRQERPVPMGQSANKMPDELQEGQHRPGWVFGQDDGGFRATHEDNTPGDEIYYLGVIDCLTHYGIVKKIEHFWKGLSSDKTQISALPPDQYGDRFYHFIEGVTMSTEEAHREAERRHQEMIESQRSENRVSSWNSRRRSSQAVPPMPTHVPPPPPGPRSPEAQETLERANKEAERSERHGHTENQVPDRVLTTGTSRDNRDSLQHEPILPVVQEVGENGRDDTEAKPPKTSQDLNKSLPPTRAPPPTPPKSGYAGPGSADSGYAGLSNGTGPVNQGQRVSIDSLNKELPPLPRKDGTDDNGVRLVA; translated from the exons ATGCCATCGTTTCTCTCCGATCAGGACAATTCCACAATCTTTAGCAATAACCCCgatatcctcaaccttgatcccACGAACCAGTTCGGCTTCGTAAACAAGGAGAGGGTGAATGGGGGTTCTATCCGCCACGCCCGATCCGATATGATCAATGAGAGCTTTGACGAGAGCTCAATTTCCTCTACGCACGCGTCCGACGTCTCCGACTCAACACCGGCGCCTATGAATGGCAACAGTAACAGCACGCGGCCCACGAGCATGAGCTCTAATTCCAACGGCATGTCCGCCACGGCTACTCACACCCAACAAGACGATGTAAATGGAGTCGGCAAGTTTGGGCAGCAGCCCATGCCTAATGGCACAGCGAACCTAGTCGACCGCACACGCCAACACTCATCCGATACCAATGGCATCAATTCCAACACAGCCTCTACCAAtaatcatcaacaaaacaacatACTATCAAAGCCCTTACCTTCGGAACCCCAAACGACAGAGGGGACCTCTGAGAAACCCCCAAGCAGGAGCTTTGATGGAAACCACACACTCTCACTTTCTCCATTCCCTGTAGAGCCGCGCGGTTCTCAGTCACAAACTGCTCTCTCGGCGAATAATAATACGAACACCGACGCAGCGCAGGCACTGCACCCTCGCACAAATGGTGCTCATCGAttgtcatcaccaccaatcTATAACCCGTCAAGCgcagcagcctcatccaCAGGACACTTACAAGCACCCCCTGGTCTCAAGCAACGACATACCCTCGATGTACCAAAATACGTGCCTGGGCGCGGTTCAAAAGACGGAATGGATACAGCTCAAGCTAGTGGTCGCTTCTCCCCTACTAatgctggaagctcaagtgGCCGACGACCCTCGTTGAGTATGGGTAGAAGGCCAACTCGATCAATGCAGTCAGATGGACCACGGGATGAGATTGTACCAGATGAGGATGCTCTTCGTTGGGCAGAGGCATTGCGACAAAAGAGAGCTagcaagaggaggagaaaggaggaggaggatgacgatcGTGTTCTTGTTGGTACCAAGGTTGACGAGAATCACGCCAACTGGGAGACGGCCTACAACATGCTTACAGGTATTCGTGTTTCGGTTTCGAGGACGAATGCCAAGCTCGACCGAGAGTTGACAGATGCCGATTTTGAGACTAAGCAGAAGTCGACATTTGACATCGCCGGTAACGAGCTGGTGCCGTCTGCCAAGTATGatttcaagttcaaggactACGCTCCTTGGGTTTTTCGTCGCCTCCGAGCTCTCTTCCGCCTGGACCCTGCCGATTATCTGATGTCGCTCACGGGCAAGTATATTCTTTCTGAGCTGGGATCTCCTGGCAAGAGCGGAAGTTTCTTTTACTTCTCACGGGATTACAAGtacatcatcaagaccattcACCATGCTGAGCATAAGTTTCTTCGCAAGATCCTTAAAGAATACTACCAGCATGTTAAAGACAACCCAAACATGCTTCTCTCACAGTTTTACGGCCTCCATCGAGTCAAGATGCCATATGGAAAAAAGATTCACTTTGTTGTGATGAACAACCTCTTTCCCCCACACCGAGATATTCACACCACTTTCGATCTGAAGGGCTCTACTATTGGTCGAGACTACAGGGAAGAGGATTTGGAGAAAAATCCCAGGGCGACCTTGAAGGATCTCAACTGGCTGAGGCGACAGCGGAGCCTCGAGTTGGGCATTCAGAAGAAGCGCATGTTCCTTGAGCAACTACAACGGGATGTTGCTCTCCTGAAGAGACTTAAGATCATGGACTACTCACTACTGGTTGGCATACATGATGTCTCTCGAgggaatgaagagaacctTCGTGACAAGACACTACAAGTGTTCAACCCTGGTGGTGAGAAGTCTCCCGACGACGAGCCCAACTCGGTCCTCCTTCGCACACCATCCAAATTAGAAAACCAACGTAAGGCTAGGGAACTGAGACAGATGATTCGCCAGGAGCGACCAGTACCCATGGGCCAGTCAGCTAACAAGATGCCTGATGAGTTacaagaaggccaacatCGACCTGGATGGGTATTTGGACAGGATGACGGTGGTTTTAGGGCGACCCATGAAGATAACACTCCAGGGGATGAAATTTACTATCTCGGAGTCATCGACTGCCTCACTCAT TATGGAATCGTCAAAAAGATCGAGCACTTCTGGAAGGGCTTATCCAGTGACAAGACCCAAATCTCAGCACTACCACCTGACCAGTATGGTGACCGGTTCTACCATTTCATCGAAGGTGTCACCATGTCCACCGAAGAGGCTCACAGGGAAGCCGAAAGGAGACACCAGGAAATGATTGAATCTCAACGTTCAGAAAACAGGGTGTCAAGCTGGAATTCTCGCCGGAGGTCTTCTCAGGCCGTTCCACCGATGCCAACCCATGtgccacctccaccacctgGCCCACGATCTCCGGAAGCTCAGGAAACACTCGAACGGGCTAACAAGGAGGCCGAGCGCTCTGAGAGGCATGGACATACCGAGAACCAGGTTCCAGACCGAGTCTTGACTACCGGCACTTCTAGGGACAACCGCGATTCTTTGCAGCATGAGCCTATCTTGCCGGTGGTGCAGGAGGTCGGTGAAAATGGCCGCGACGACACCGAGGCCAAGCCTCCGAAAACCTCTCAAGacctcaacaagagcctaCCTCCGACGAGAGCACCGCCCCCAACTCCTCCCAAGTCAGGATATGCTGGACCCGGAAGCGCAGATAGTGGCTATGCAGGTCTGAGCAATGGTACAGGTCCCGTCAATCAAGGACAGAGAGTGAGCATCGATAGTCTCAACAAGGAGCTGCCTCCATTACCAAGGAAGGATGGGACAGACGACAATGGAGTACGACTGGTAGCTTAG
- a CDS encoding ATP-dependent RNA helicase DHH1, with protein sequence MADQLADKLKSTQLSDGAPAASDEWKKNLNLPAKDNRQQTEDVTNTKGLEFENFALKRDLLMGIFEAGFEKPSPIQEEAIPVALTGRDILARAKNGTGKTAAFVIPTLERINPKVSKIQCLILVPTRELAMQTSQVCKTLGKHLGINVMVTTGGTGLRDDIIRLQDPVHIVVGTPGRILDLAGKNVADLSECPMFIMDEADKLLSIEFTPVIEQLLQFHPKDRQVMLFSATFPLSVKDFSDKNMVSPYEINLMDELTLRGITQYYAFVEEKQKVHCLNTLFSKLQINQSIIFCNSTNRVELLAKKITELGYSCFYSHAKMQQHARNRVFHDFRNGVCRNLVCSDLLTRGIDIQAVNVVINFDFPKNAETYLHRIGRSGRYGHLGLAINLINWDDRFNLYNIERDLGTEIQPIPASIDKSLYVYENPESIPRPISNMQRGQLPAAQGQQQPQTQQPQQYQQPQQMQQAGLPQQGQGNWQSQNPQHGNPHYSNGGRGRGRGRGYRGRGGQGAGGRGRGPPRDAQS encoded by the exons ATGGCGGATCAGCTAGCAGACAAGCTGAAATCCACCCAACTCAG TGACGGTGCTCCCGCCGCGAGTGAcgagtggaagaagaacctGAACCTCCCCGCGAAGGATAACCGACAACAAACAGAG GATGTTACAAACACAAAGGGCCTCGAGTTCGAGAACTTTGCCCTCAAGCGAGATCTACTTATGGGAATTTTTGAAGCAGGATTTGAGAAGCCTTCACCAATTCAAGAGGAAGCTATACCCGTCGCATTAACTGGCCGAGATATTCTTGCACGAGCAAAGAACGGCACTGGCAAGACAGCTGCCTTTGTCATCCCTACCTTGGAACGCATCAACCCCAAGGTATCCAAGATTCAATGTCTTATCCTTGTCCCCACACGTGAGCTTGCCATGCAGACCTCACAAGTCTGCAAGACCCTCGGCAAGCACCTCGGCATTAATGTTATGGTTACGACTGGTGGTACCGGTCTTCGAGATGACATTATTCGTCTGCAGGATCCTGTCCATATTGTGGTTGGTACCCCAGGCCGaattcttgatctcgctgGCAAGAATGTTGCCGACCTTAGCGAATGCCCCATGTTCATTATGGATGAAGCCGATAAGCTTCTATCGATTGAGTTTACTCCTGTTATCGAGCAGCTCTTGCAATTTCACCCCAAGGACCGACAAGTCATGCTTTTCTCAGCCACGTTCCCTCTCTCCGTCAAGGACTTTTCCGATAAGAACATGGTCAGCCCCTATGAGATCAACCTGATGGACGAGCTCACTCTGAGGGGTATCACTCAATACTACGcctttgttgaagagaagcagaaggtCCACTGTTTAAacaccctcttctccaagctccAAATCAACCAGTCGATTATCTTCTGTAATTCCACTAACCGAGTCGAACTTCTGGCTAAGAAGATTACCGAACTTGGATACTCCTGCTTCTACAGTCATGCTAAGATGCAGCAACATGCACGAAACCGTGTTTTCCACGACTTCCGCAACGGTGTGTGCCGAAACTTGGTCTGTTCCGATCTCCTCACCCGTGGTATCGACATCCAGGCTGTCAACGTTGTCATCAACTTTGATTTCCCCAAGAATGCCGAGACCTATCTCCATCGCATTGGTCGATCTGGTCGTTATGGCCACCTTGGTCTGGCTATCAACCTGATCAACTGGGACGACCGCTTCAACCTCTACAACATTGAGCGGGATCTTGGCACCGAGATCCAGCCCATCCCCGCCAGCATCGACAAAAGTCTCTATGTCTACGAGAACCCTGAGTCGATCCCCCGacccatctccaacatgcAAAGGGGACAACTACCTGCTGCACAGGGTCAGCAGCAGCCCCAaactcaacaacctcagcaataccaacagcctcagcagatGCAGCAGGCTGGTCTGCCTCAACAAGGCCAGGGTAATTGGCAGAGCCAAAACCCTCAGCACGGCAACCCGCACTATAGCAACGGCGGGCGCGGTCGTGGACGAGGCCGCGGGTATCGTGGCCGTGGTGGCCAAGGCGCAGGCGGTCGAGGTCGCGGCCCGCCCCGCGATGCCCAATCCTAA